GCACCCCCTTTTAAATCCTGccaccttattattattatatcctgAATGTCTACTAACCAAAATATTTCATAGTTGGTTGTACAGATAAAAAGTATAGTTAattttatacttctcatccaaccacgaTCCGATTCTGTCACACAAGACCAGACGGTTGGATCCAAACGCAGGTTTATTAATCCAAAGTCAGAAAAAACAGGCAAACAAATCAGGCAAGGGCAAATCCAAAAATCGAAGTCAAAATAACAGAGCAGGATCAGAATAACCagaaaaaagatttatttaatGCAGTAGAGATACTAACAATACGTCGCATCAGTGCTAGAGAACATGTCTGGAAGGTGAACTGCCAGGGTGAATTGTGACAGATTCACTCtagatgggttttttttttgaacGATGAAAAGACAGGAGGTCATTTTAAGAGCTTGCTTAATCCATTTCACAACCACTCCTTGTGTGTTTGGGTCACTGTTCTGCTGAAACACTTTATTTTGTCCAAGGTTTGAGGGTATATTGAAAAACAATATGTTGGAAAAGTCCTTTCTCATTATTTCATCCATGTTGTGCAGTGCACCTGTCCCCCAGAACAtgttgctaccaccaccatgctccTGATTTCTGTTGTTCTTTCTGCAGATGCTGGATCTTTGGTGTGCTCCTGCTGATAAAAACAGGTGAGAACATATTTTCCTCAGTGCACAGCTTCTTCTGTAGTTTTCCctatagtgaaaaaagtagattatagtatactaagcatttttatgctatagtgcactaaagtgttcttgtagccacattattaattagtatatttaaagagtgataaaatggaacaactttttgtacatattatactttaattgtataaaaatagtacaaaagtcttacctaatttgtgctaagtgtacttaactgtactaaaatggaactattttgtatttacttaagtaacatttaaacatactgctCCATGTATGtaaccttttattttaaataagcttacacatttaatgagtattacaactttatcactatttattatacaccaggtactAAAATGTGCTAAAAATTGTATGTTAAATATGTGTGATCTacttacattagagtacaaatatggtTCTTGTGTTTGCACATTTCTAGTATAcatcgttgggtataaaaatattttaatatactgtactacaatttttagcctgTTACAAATtgactttatatttttttaattagtagtagtaacttaatttactttttaaaaaggtacataatacattgcactttaagtgaactactgtaacagttgtttttaaacacactttgctaaaaaatgtccaaaagtatatttggaaataagtattttagaagtatattgaattacattaaactaaaagtgtacttcatagtagtctatttttttaaatacactatattgtactttttaaaaagtatgatcaaaattTACTTTCaatgtcatggtcagaacagcatagcagacaagcgcagatactgataaaaacaatatacgtttattataagaataaacagatgtaatcagggtcgatacagaaacaggggtgatcaccagtagacagagcaatgaagacaaaaccataccatagacgagagacagtccagagttcatacacaagcaatccagtatcagagataatccaagaggcggtggtgaaagcacagtccaggtcatacacaaacaatccaatatcaaaggcagaggcaaaaatcggcgtcgagaaaacaaaagcaaggtcatacacaaagtaaactgagacaagagataagtaacgctttgtacgaggagaCCCGACAATAcacggcgtggtagtctgtttggcgtgcacctttatagtgccagtaatcagtattcgggacttcctggtggaagcaggtgaagtgtcacgtgatcaggtgagtgcgtgatgtcagcgggtggtgcattctgggtagtgtagttgttaacctgagaacctccgttagagcttggtgtggaagggacagaggagctaacagcaccagccGTGacattcaaacatttgatgaaagcaaaatattaatgtacttttaatataagtacataaatctgtagaTATTtcccaatatgttttaagtaaaattaagtatttttctttttaccaGGGTTTactaataacatttttttttctcagtgtctttGCAGGAGATTGAAGGTGTAACAGGAGATTCTGTCATACTTAAATGTGCAAACATCAACAAATCACTGCAGGATACAGTCCGTGTGTTCTGGAGATACAGGGATAGTAAAACTGTGTACAACATAATCAATGGAACAGAGAAGTTGGGTGAACAGGAAGCAGCGTTCAGAGGCAGGGTCCAGGGTTTCCCAGAAGAGTGGAAAAAAGGCAATTTCTCCATCAGACTGAACAATGTGATGATGTCTGATTCAGGACCGTACAGCTGCTTCATTCCTCAACTCAACCATCATACAAAACTACAGCTAAATGTTAAAGGTGTGTATGCACTGTTAAAATTTAACCTTTTTTACCAGTTCTTTGCATTTAATTATCTTTTCAGCAtccatacaaataaaaaaacaatttgcaTGGGTTCATGCAAAAGAATGGTTCTTAAGTAAAGCTTTATGTAACAACGACAGACAAACAATCATTTGAATGcaattaaaggggcactaaaccccttgattttagctgactccatgctcagctcaaatttgacaaatgcttaaaatgcttaaaatatggTAGAAGTAGTTTTGGAGGGGCACtggttgatgtatgggtttaggggataTTAGTTTAGTAaggatataaattatttataacattttaaacaggACTGGTTAAATGTTGTTTCATATACAAGGAGAAACTCATCTACATAGCACCAAATAGTTTCATTGTTAGTTGTAGGTCAAAGAACCCTTTTCAGTACTTCACAGAATCCTTTGCATATCGTGtactagatttttttatttgagtctgggctgattaatctttttttattttatataatgtggATGACAGGagcaaatcgtcgctgtcctatgaaaaacacttatctccatttttatcgatttttagtttactacataatttgaacagacaaactgtcctttacactgtgccaaaatttcttgatgaacggaccaatagaaacttttcaaaatgacctgaaattaactttttttacattgacttccattgaaattgaagaaggttttttccctctcctgtaaagttgctgttttggagataagtgcttttcattggacagtgacgaaatAAGAACCACAGGCCTGTTTCTCAAACTGAGTCTTGTGGAAATGCACTTTCCTGCattaaagctaataaaaaaaacagcttttatgtTTTAAGGCTTTGGGTATTGATATGGAGTGTTGtgaagtatttttgtattttatgtaaatgCTAATGATGTTTAACACAACGCCCAAGtatagtattgtaaaaaaaaaaagaaaagaaaatcaataGCTCAAAATGTCTTCCTTGAGgctttaaatacagaaatatacagaaGTGTTGTCTTGTGTTGTCTCCTGCTCGGTTTATCTCTCTTAAATAAGAAAATTATTTTTCTCTTCCACAGATTCTGTTCCAGATTTAACACCGTCACTTAAGCTAAACCACAGAAACGTTCTAACACATCTGAAGAGCAACAGTATCTTAAACAGACCTGGAAAACACATTATTTTCACTGTGACTTTTTTGGGACTTACCGTGTTGCGAGACTGTGGTCAGGTGTTTTTTGTATTGCTGAGACAGTTTTATTTTGAtggaaaataaatacaaatacaaaatacatgtcTGGCaaatgttattttagtaattaatcCCATATTTAGTACCTTAAACATTTTGTAGTGCATGATTTATTACACATGAAAGGGTCTAATTTATAtcagagtgtatataaaaatataattgacCAAATTGCACAATAACTGCTGCagcatgatttatttatttattttttactttttattctacCTTCTAAAATCATATAAATATCCTCGACAAGTAGTTTGGACACTATTgtttgtttagctccattcatccCCTTACAGTGAGGACTCAGTGAGGGTAAGCATAAACCCACTCTGAAAACACATAAACTGTACTTCCTCtcattggtcactttattagaaacatctacaattTGGtttcactcagtggccactttattagaaacacctacattccaCTTTCATGGAAACACTTaaattgtgctttcactcactgaccactttattagaaacacctacgttTACGGCATctaaatactaaatatactaaatataaaaactaaaatattctgtttttaaatcaaaCTTAAGAccagtgtttgtgtttttccCCTTTTCACAGTGGCCATAAAATGCAATTTTCGATTTTGAGGGTCCCTCTGTTCAGTTTAGGATATTTCTTTTTAAACACACTGTACCCTGGTGATTAATGGCTTTTCAAAAATTGACCTATCGGTTTTCAGTCTTTGGTAAATCAAATAACCtcttattgattatatattttgatatatatatttaaattgtctCCATGTAGAGGTAAGCATAAACCAGCTCTGGAAACACATACACTGtgctttctctcactggccactttattagtaacaccttctttgtgcttccactgactgtggccactttattagaaacacctacatttacagcatttaaatgCTAAATGTGCTTATGGTTTACAACCACTAGAGGGCGACTTTTCATTTCAGTTCACAGGCGGCAAGAAATAAAatattctgggtttttttttttatcagacctCAGATCagtatttgtgtttttctttaagaCCATATGGGCTTGTTTGGATGTGTACTACATCGGTACACGAGGCTAAAAGGTATTTTTCTATATTTACTAATATGCTACAAACATTTGACAAGCAGTATGTCATTTATTATTTCTGATAAAGCTGATTCGCGACATCAGTTGTAAACAAAGAagtgttatttaaataaaatagattttttttaaatgaaaataatataatttatcacaaaGGTCTCTGGGACAATAAAGACAGATCAAGTGTAACATTATGACCTTGTCCATGGGATGATATTGGTGGTTTCTTCTCAGTCCAAcaatgacactgaggtgtttaaaaacaccagcagcacttctgCATCTGAACCACTTGCACCAGTACCAGTGtgtttattaagttatttttactttcttcttgggtttacctgctttgagatcaactgttccaCAACTGcattcaacaaccctctgggctggagagctactagtctggaGCACCCTAtgccattacacttcattttccaaaacagaattatttttttgtggccacgtaatggctaggaaaatatctggctcgtgaccaaacttaattgccgaccttTGCTTTAGTGCCATGATTGTTTTAAGACTGTTCCATATGTGAGATTAACAGGCTGCTAAAAAAGACTCTTCACAGGACGGCCCAACCAGGGACCCATCATACCTCGACTGCAGTCTGGACTTTGGGACCCAGCTATAATGTCACTTGCACCACACCATTATTTAAATCTTATCACATAACCTCATAATCACAGAATTATCAAAGAAATAAGAGTAAATTAGAATTGAATGATTATGAAGAGTATAGTCTTCATTTAAGCAAACTGATCCAGCAGCAAATCATAACAATGTTGAACAGTGCTGCTCagaacatctatatatatatttctttctatgAGCTGTGAAGGAGGAAGTGAGGTTAGACGTGCTGAATTTCACATGATTCATTGACTCGTGCGCTGCACTGTCTTGCAGAAGTTCTTCATTAGAAAGCGCATGCAGTTGTGAGAAATGAAGCATGTGGTTGGGTGCTTTCTTGTAACTTACTTCCTGTCTTATCTGTATCTATGCTTCTCTTCTTGGTAGCCACATGAAAAACCTTTGTTTAGCACCTTTTGATTGTTGTCAGGAGGTTTACAATGTTCATAATTCACAAGCGTGtataaatacaatacatacatacagcgTGCTCCTTTAATTCACTTATtgtacagagcctggtgatgtactcattgttttatttagcaatataaACACAGGGTCACTACTGCAGAGTTCATAAAGTAGCTTGCACtttatttatgttgaaatatggattaaatctcataactaacttcTGCTTCTCTCTTacctgcactgagacactttatctcatTACTGCTGTTCATTCACACCCTCCCCTGCATCATAGATGGGGTGTGAACCCAGTTCACACCCCACGTGTGAACTGCTAAAGTACAAATATAAACCTGTGGCTTTTAGAGGCATGAGAAAACATGCCCTAGATACAGATCAGATATCATGGAGGTTAATGTATGACCACACTATGGCCTGTACTTTCTTTTTTTGGCTGGTTTTGTTTCCATTAAAGGTTGATTTCACACAAAGGCTGATTGGCATTAAGTTTATCTGTTTAAAAATCCAGAATATGAAAAAAATTACACTGCTCTAAGGGTGGGTGAAAATAATATGATAATGTTTTAGGGTATTTTGGCGAAATTCATATTCTTTGCGATATAAACAAACTATTGCAGCAAAATACAAGTTTGATTTAAAATGCAGATATCTagtagaaaaacaataaataatgtaacatcaCTAATGTAAATGTAACAAAACAATCTTAAACAATACTGACATACGGAACATTTAGTGCAGGGACATAAACTGCAAACATGTAAGAATATGTAGGAATTGTGCCCTACTATTTTCTttgtttaaagggttaatctgtgtgttactaaatcagcatttaacctaatcagtatgttattcaagcatatagcatgattcatgatgattcacattgtgacttaggatgtacatatattgtgtccttgtgcttaAACCACAAGGCCGGGTTTATTCCACAGGTGTCCAGATATACTGTGTTTTTTCCAGCAAAACAATgggtttctgtacatgtaatctacaGAATGGTTAACTATGTCTGATAAGATTGGGGTGACGGGTTTCTCGGCTGACGTACATAACTAATAAGTGCTTAGACATAAAGATCCGGGGGGGTGTGAGGAGTCTCCTCACACACCAATGGACCAAGGCCATGCGAATGCTTGTATAATTCGGTTCACTATCAGAGTAGACGAGCAGAGTTGTGTGGGGGAGAGCTTCTCCCCGTTGGGACTACAGAGCCAATCTGATGAAACTACaatttttggactgg
Above is a genomic segment from Astyanax mexicanus isolate ESR-SI-001 chromosome 23, AstMex3_surface, whole genome shotgun sequence containing:
- the LOC103043976 gene encoding myelin-oligodendrocyte glycoprotein-like; this translates as MKNNVKEERIEFRRGKNRNECWIFGVLLLIKTVSLQEIEGVTGDSVILKCANINKSLQDTVRVFWRYRDSKTVYNIINGTEKLGEQEAAFRGRVQGFPEEWKKGNFSIRLNNVMMSDSGPYSCFIPQLNHHTKLQLNVKDSVPDLTPSLKLNHRNVLTHLKSNSILNRPGKHIIFTVTFLGLTVLRDCGQVFFVLLRQFYFDGK